From the Paenibacillus tianjinensis genome, the window TTATGAGAGAACGTATTATAGATGATGATTCTCCCGTTTTTGACATACGCGAGAAACCGGCTGTCCGGGGACCAGTCCAACAATGTGTAGGGTTCAATTTGGTCAATCCGGGCAACGGCTAGCGTAACGGTATCAAGCACGTGGATCACGTTGTTAGTGCCGATGAAAGCAATTCTCCTGCTGTCCGGAGACCAATAGGGAACGGAATACTCCGCACCAAGCCCCTGTGTAGTTTGAATATTGAATCCATCCTGCGGCCGGTGCAGCCAAATGTCGAACGCTCCGCCACGGTCCGACGTGTAGGCGATCCATCCTTGAACGGGATTATGAGAAACAGCTTGCACAGCCAACATCCTCTCCTGAATCATTTATACTTCAAATGTATTCAGTGGGGGGCGTTTAGGCGACAGCCCGGGACTACCGGTTTAATACTGCCTCCGGCATCAAAAGCATGGGCGTATTGCAGTAAGTATGGTATTGACTCTTCACACCATGTTAAGCCCTGATGTTACTATAGTAGGCAGTGTTTCTATCGTGACATTACCCGCTACAGCTCTCGAAATCATACAAGACTTCTCTGCCATATGTGCCAGCCGTTCGGCTTTCGTCAGTTCTGCTTCAGTTGCATCCGCTTTGAGTACAATCCGGGGTTTGTGCATGATCCGTTCGTACGTAAACACGTTATTTGTAACATCCACAATCGCTTCAGACTCCATAGTCAAATCCTGAGGTGTAATATCGGAACGCTCAAGCATCGCTGCCAGCGTAATCAGATAACAGGTCGATGCGGCCCCCAGAAGCATTTCGTCAGGATTGGTACCTGTTCCCGGCCCCCCCATCTCCTGCGGAATTGAAATTGTCGTTTTTAGCCCGCCTACATCAATATGCCCTTCACTGTTACGCCCGCCATTCCAAACTGCTTTTAGATGAAAAGGATGTTTCAATTCACTCATTCCTCCCGTTTCTCTCGGGTAGATACCCGGATACAATAAAGATTGTTCATTTCATCTTATCATAGTGCTTCTCCCGCAGTTCCAAACGTACCCTTTATTACACTTTATGAGTTTTAGTTTTTACCATGAACTAACGGCCCCTAAGCGCCGCCATTCTTTTCAGATTCAATATAATCGCCAACACACAGCTAATCGCCGCAAGTCCTATCCACGCAATAACAGAATACGACATCCACACGCTAATCATATAGTAATCGTAGTGAATAAGATAAGGCCAGATCAGTATCAACACCAGCAGCAGCAGTCTAATGATCAGATGGATGCCCGCTCCAACTCTTTTCCTGCGTCTTGACCGTTCATTGTGTAAGCTTGTTCCGGCCCCACTCATCAGTTTCAATGCCTTATGAATTACGCTAATGACTGCCAGTAGGACTAAGAACGAAAATACCCAATCCATTAAGATACTGCTATCATCATAGTTGAAAGGTTTCATCGGATTTCCGTTCATGCTGCCGTATATGTTGTGTGCAATCAGGGACGGGGCGGTTGAATTCAGATTAGCCAGTACAAATACGGCTTCCTGCTGCTTCAGATCGATAATGACCTGTGAGGAAAAATTCGGATTCATTCCGGTGTGGCTGATCAGCCGCCTCTCTGGATCGTTATCCCACCCGTAGGCATAGTACAAATCTTCAGCTTCATATCCGGCAGTCTCCAAGTCAGCCTCATGAGATTGCTTTATCGCTTGTTTCAGATGATCCGGTACATCTCCCATTCCCAACTGGGCATTAAGCCAGTGCTCCAAATCCTTTAGATTCGTCACCAAATAACCTGCAGCCATATTCCCGTAATATCTCGGAGCATCATATTCTAAGCTTTTGCCAAAAAACACGCGGTAACCCTTACTAAGCTGATCCGGCTTCATTTCCTGGCCTGTTGAAAAATAACTGTCTGTCATGCCCAGCGGAATAAGTATATTCTGAGTTACAAAATCCTGATAGCTTGAACCTGTAACTTGTTCGATAATCATCGCCAGAATATCATAATTAATGGTTGCATATTGATAGTCTGTTCCCGGGTATGTATCCAAGGCAATGTCTGAAATCTTATGTATAGTTTGTGTAAGGGTGTCTGCTGTAGTCCCTTCAGGAATTAACTTTATCGTCCACGACGGAATTCCGCTTGTATGAGCCATCAGCTGGTTAATCGAGATCTCCGCTTTCCCCCCTCTATAGGTAGGGACAAATTCAGGAAGATATTCGGAGACATAATCGGAGTACGCTAGCTTTCCCTGTTCTTCCAGCAAAACAACAGCCAAAGCCGTAAACGCCTTAGTAGCCGATCCCAATTCAAAGAGTGTTTCACTGGTGACTTTCTGTTGCCCATCAACATCGGAATAACCGTATACCTTATAATCCGTCTTTCCTTGCTTGGATGTTACCATCGCTACGCCAGGAGTTGCTGTTTTGGCCATAATCGTCCGGACCATTTCATCGGCACTCCCATATTTCCCTGCTGTAAACAAAGTTCCAAGCTGATGCCAACAAACAACCGTAGGGATGATTACGATAAGCAATACAACACTGACCAGTATCGTCCTATTTCTTCTAAGTAATTTCTTCATAAGTTTTCTCCCCGTTATTAGTGTCAGTTCATATTCGCCTTCTTATCTAATAAGACGTTCCATTCGTTCACTTCCCTGCGGTTATACAAAAAAGCCCCCGGAGTTTCCCCCAGAGGCTTGGCCCTATCTATAAATTTATTGCACAAATATTTGTCACATTAAGCGAAGACATATTCCCCTTCACCCACGCGAATCATTTTTCCTTTTAGGGATGGTGAATCTGTTGTAAAAAGAACCTGTTTGAACTGGTTGTCATCCCCCTGCTCGAAATCAAAGGACTGATCTCCAATTTTAAGGCTGAAGAGATTAACCCCAGACTCTGTAACAGGCAATCCGAACAGCTCTCCCCAATGCTTAGCGGCAGCGGCAGGATCGGAAACTCTGAATACCGCGCTTACGATATCAACATTGCCCGCAGGATGGGCCTGGATGATACCGGATGACGTTAGGTGTTCCAGCCGTTCTTCATCGGTTCCGTTCCACTGAATGATGAACGGATAGACCAGTCCTTGGAAGTTTCCGTCAATGGTCATCATCCGCCACTCGATTAAATTGCCCTTATTATCCAGACGCCGGCCGTCAATGATGGGAGATAGGGATAGCCCTGCAGCCTTCAGTGAAGCTTCGACAGCTTCAATATCATCCGTCCGGAGCACCACTCTGCTTAAGACTTCATGCTCTGGAAGGACTGTTACGGCATCCCTCACTACAACATTGTGCTCAGTCGCTTGTGCTAATTCCAGGTTCTCGATGCCGAGGAACTCAAGATAGGTCAGCCCAAAGTAACTTAAAGCATTATAAGTTCCCCAAGCCTTATGAGATCCCCCCCGGAAAGCAACCAAGCCCTGTTCACCAAAGCTTTGCACCGGCTGATCCAGATCGTTGACATAGTGCACCAGATGATCCCATTTCAGTACTGCCATTATTTCTTCACTCCCAGCTCCGTGGTCCGCTTTACGGCCGCCAGCACACTTCTCTGCAGTCCGGCTGCGAAGTCACTGTTGTTCAGCTCGTACAACCCATGCATGCCTACACCACCGGGTGAATTGTTGATATCCAGCAGCTGTCTTGGATGCAGTCCGGTCTGCTGCAGCATGGCCACCGCTCCCAGCATATTCTCCAGCGCAACCTTCCATGCCTGTTCCCGCGGCAGTCCGGCGAGTACACCGGCATCCGTAAAGGATTCAATGAAATAATAGATATAGTTAGGTCCGGCCACACCGAAGCCGGTGAAGATATCAATGTAGGATTCCTCAAGATATTGTACTTTGCCGAAGCCGAGCAGGAAATCCTCCACTTGATCACGGGCAGCATGTGCATTCAAAGCCACACCGCTGTATCCATATCCTGTGTCTGTCAATGTATTAGGAATAACCCTGACAATCGGGCGTTCTGCTCCAAAATAATCCTCCAGCTGCACAAGCGTTACCCCCGCCACAATCGACACGATTGCGGCAGCCGGTGAAGCGAATTGCCGGACCCTTTGTCCGAGTGTAGCCAGATCATCCTGCGGCCGGACGGCAATAACGATCAGCTCTGCTGTAGAGAGGCCGTGCTCCTGCGGACTCTCTGTATCTACATTATATTTTGCCTTCAACAGCTGAAGACGTGCTTCGTTCACATCTGACACACTGATTTGACCGGCAGTCAGCGTCTCACCCGCAATACATGCGCGGATGATCGCTTCGGCCATCTGTCCTCCGCCAATGAAATGTATCCTGCTCTTCATCACTTAAGCTCACTTCCTTAACTTAGTTGTTCTTCCATGCTTCCGGCAGAATAAAACCATCATATTTGTCTTGTCCAAGAATGTACTCTTCGAATTCTTTGGATTCATAGGCGGCCTTGAGGTCTTTGGCCCACTCGGTATTTTCATCCTTTTTATTAATGGATACGATGATTCTGTGCTGCATCGGCGTATTTTCTATCTTGAGTGCATCCGTAATCTTTCTGTCTGGTGAATTCGCAATGTAATTCCCGTTCACAACACCATAATCAACATCCTGAAGGGAGACCAGAATTTGAGCGGGATCAAGCACTTTAATATCAATATTGTACTTATCCGGCTCCATGCTGCTAATGTTGAAATCCGCTACACCAGCTCCATCTTTAATTTTGATCCAGCCCAGTTCTTCCAGAATACGCAGCGCGCGCTCCTGGTTTACCGGATCATTAGGAACTGCTACAGTCGTACCGTCTTTTACATCGTCAAGCGTCGTATGATTTACGGAATAAAGGCCTTGCGGAGCACCTGGTACATATGCAATTCCGGTCATGTCTGCACCAATTTCTTTATTGATAGCCTCCATATAGGCTGTGCTTTGGAAAATGCTTGCGTCAATAGAGCCTTCCTTCATTGCCGGATTGACCTGCATGTTTTGCGAGAAGGTTTTAATATCTACGGTGTAGCCCTTTTTCTCCAGGATCGGCAGAATCGATTGACGGAATTGCTCCTCATAGGTACCAACACCAAATCCAACCGTAATTTTTTTCTTGTCTCCGGAGCTTCCTGCTTCATTATTATTGCCGCAAGCCGCCAGTACCGCCATTACACTAATCAACATCACTACCATTAACTTTTTCATTACCCTCATCCCCTATTCCAATACTTGGTTTTTAAATTGCTCTAACGCCTCATCTGTTACGTTTAACGGGATTGCACAGTTTGGCGACAGAATAAAAGGTTTGTCTTTCATGAATGCCAAAGCCTCTTGAGCCTGCTGCTTAATTTGCTCTATGTTGTTTACGGCAAACAATCCATGATCCACTCCGCCTACCTTGGTGGCTTTGAGATTGGCTGCAAGGCCCGGATTTCCTTCGGCTATCGTATCCCAGCTGATTCCGTCAATACGGTAATCATTAAATTTCTCAGGCTGGGCGTAGGCACCACAGGTATGTAAAATGTTTTTGCCATAGCTTGCGGCTTCCAGAACAATTGAATCATAGGGCCTGGAGAACTCATCAAACATCGCTTCATCAAATAATCCCGGATGTGCCGTTCCTGTTACCGCATAGAACAAACCGTCTGAACCGGCCTTCTGCAGCTCCTGCACATAATCGGCCAAGGTTAATGAAATCACATGTAACGCATGGTGTGCTGCCGCCCTATGCTCCTTGAACAAAGATTCCAAAGTAACAGGCTGCTCAATGCCGAACACCGTTTTGGTTACATAAGCAGAACGCCCTACAATAAACAGCAGCACCGTTAATGGCGAAAATACAGTTTGGATGAGCGGTGTGTCAGGTAACCCTTGACGGATTTTTTTAACCGCCTCTAAATGCTCCAGCAGTGATGCAGTCTGGGTTGCCTTTTTCACATCTAGATCCCACAGATTCTCGGCTGCAGGTATAACCGTCGTTGTCTGTCTGGGAAATACAGTCTGATAATCCGTAAAATCATACTGATTGCCCCAAGCTTCAGCTAAGTAGGTCGCTCTTGGATTAATTTTGACCCAGTCCCAATCATATTTTCTCGTAAAAGAAACCGTTGTTGCCGCCAAATCCTCTGCATTTTGTTCCTTGTCAATAAAATGACGCCATCCGCTGACAATCGGACGATCCGCCAGTTCTCCGGATAATAAGGCTTTAAACCGGTCTTGCTTACTCCATTCACTCATCTGCATGTCCCCCTTGTATGCGTAATAACTAGTAGCGGCGAATTTTTCTGGCCAGCGTGTTACCTAAAGATTGAATGCCTTGCACGAAAAAGATGAGAATAATGACGGTAGCTACCATTACTACGGTGTCAAACCGCTGGTATCCATAGACGATAGCCAAATCTCCAACGCCTCCTCCGCCTACCGTACCTGCCATGGCAGTTGCCCCGATCAACCCGATTGTAGCCGTAGTCAACGACAGGATTAAGGAACCGACCGCTTCCGGCAGCAAAAAGTACCAGATCACTTGGAACGGAGTAGCCCCCATCGCCTCGGCAGCTTCCAGAATTCCCGGATTCACTTCAAGCAGAGAGTTCTCTACCAACCGTCCGATATAAGGGGCAATATAGATAATCAGCGGTACGATTGCTGCGCTTGTCCCAATCGAAGTATGAACAATTAATCGGGTAAACGGAATAATCGCCACCAGCAAAATAATAAACGGCAGAGAGCGAACAATGTTAATCACCGGATTTAGTATGGAATAAAGGGCTCTGTTCTCCAAAACACCTCCCGGACGAGTGATTACGAGCAATATCCCGACGGGAATCCCGATTAGGGCACCTAGCAATAAGGAGAACCCCACCATTTGAATCGTTTCTAAGATCGCCCGGAAAAATTGTTCACCTGTTACTGTGGTCGAAAACATAAGATTCTACCTCCTCCACGCCTACTCCATTTCTCTTTAAGAAAGCTATAGCATTATTAATCTCTGTCTGGTCTCCATTTAATTGAATGATTACAGTACCCAGTGTCATTTCTTGAATCTCCGTCGTATTCGCAAACAGGATATTGACTTTTATATCGCTTGAACGGATCATCTCATACAGAATGGGCTCAGATGCACTTTCCCCGATAAAATTAAGCTTATAGAGCAGTTTTCCATGTTCCGCTTTGATTGATTTTTGGACGCTGGGAGTCAGGCTATTCTGAATGACAGTTTTCACAAAATTTTGCGTGGTTTCATGTTTAGGGTGACCGAATACATCCAGAACGCTTCCTTGTTCGATGATCCTTCCCTCTTCCATCACTGCCACCTTGTTACAAATCTCTTGGATGACAGACATTTCATGCGTAATGATCATCACCGTAATGTTGTATTCTGCATTGATCCTTTTCAGCAGCTGTAAAATCGATTGTGTTGTCTGTGGATCTAAGGCAGAGGTCGCCTCGTCACACAAAAGGATTGAGGGATTCGAGGCAAGCGCTCTGGCAATACCAACCCGCTGTTTCTGTCCGCCTGATAGTTCACTAGGATAACTTCCGGCCTTGTCGCTTAATCCGACGAATTCGAGCAGCTCCTCTACCCGCTTGCGGATTTCAGTCTTATTCTTTTTCAGCAAGACGAGAGGGATCGCAACATTATCAAATACTTTTTTAGATTCCAGGAGGTTAAAATGCTGAAATATCATGCCTATGTTCTTTTTCGCTGCCCGCAGCTCTCTGTCGTTATATTCGCCTAAGTCATGTCCGGCTACCAGAACCTGTCCTTTTGTCGGTCTTTCCAGATAATTAACTAAACGGATTAATGTGCTTTTCCCGGCACCGCTGTAGCCGATCACCCCGAAGATATCGCCTTTTTCAACCTTCAAGTTAATTCCCTTCAGAGCATCAATCTGCATCTCTTTGCGGGTGAATGTCTTGTACACATCCCTTAATTCAATCATGTTCATTCCCCTCAATCATACGTAAATTTAAGATTCAGGATTAAGCCTTCGTTTGCAGCTTCGCAAGGGCCTGCTCTGCCAATGCAGCAAAATATTTTGCAGCAGGCAGTATGGCTGCCTCATCCACATCGAATCGGGGGTGGTGCAACGCATACGCTGTACCTGTTCCGATATTGACAAACGCACCCGGTATCTGCTGCAGATAATAGGAGAAATCTTCTCCTCCCATTTGCGGCGCAATATCATGCACATCGTATCCTGCTTCTAAGGCGACCTCTTTGGTAAAATCAGCCCATTCTCCGTGATTAATCGTTGCCGGCGGGCCCGGATACCAATGCAATTGCGCCTCAGCCCCGGCTCCTGCGGCAATTCCTTCGATGATCCGGGTCATTTGGATGGGGATTTGGCGGCGAATCTCTTCATTGTAAGTTCGAACTGTACCTTCTAATTCAACCAGCTCGGGCAGCACATTCCATGTGAAGCCCCCATGAATTCTGGTAACACTCAACACTACCGGCTCTATAGCACTAGTGAGACGGCTTACGATGGTTTGCAGCGCCGTTATCATTTGTGCCGCGGTCATAATGGTATCTACACCTTTTTCCGGCATAGCCGCATGAGCACCGATACCTCTTACGGTAATTTCAAACCGGTCCACACCTGCTGTTAAAGCTCCCGTTCTCGTTCCAAAGGCTCCTGTAGGTAAGTCAGGGGAATTGTGTAAACCAAATATAGCCGCTACATCTTTGAGGCCGCCTGAGGCTAGGACACTTTCCGCCCCGTGACCTGTTTCTTCTGCAGGCTGGAACAATACTCTGACCTTACCCGGCAGTTCACTTTCACGTTTCTTCAGCAACAAGGCAGCACCTAAAATGACAGCGGTGTGGAAGTCATGGCCACAGGCATGCATTTTCCCTGGAATCTCAGAGGCAAACGGTAATTCCGTTTGCTCTTCTATCGGAAGAGCATCGATATCACAGCGGATAGCCACAATGGGCCCGGTACCATGTCCGATCTCTGCGATAAGACCAGTTTCTAAAGGGAGATCTAAGATATGTATATTGGCATTTGTCAGCCATTCCCGCAGTTTCTCTGTTGTTCGAAACTCTTCGTAGGCCAGCTCCGGTTCCCGGTGCAGGTTCCTCCGAACCTCTATCAATTGGCCAGCTAAAGCTTGTTCAAGCTCATGTTGTGAATCCATAGAAGTAATCCCCTTTCTTTATGGTGCTTCAATCCCTTTAACACGTTCCAGCGCGGTAGATAGACTGCTTAAAATATGATCCCGCATGGCTTTTTCTGCACCGTCTTCATTTTTGTCAGCTATCATTTGCAAGATGTAATTATGTTCTTCATCCGCTTGCGTGTTCCAATCTCCGTGCAAGGATACATATCGACAGTAGCGAAGTGAATGATCTCTTAACTGATTCAGAACTTTCTCAAATGTTTTCAACCCACTGATTTCGGATAAATAATCGTGGAACTCAAAGCCATAGGATACAAAATTCCGCTTATCTCCATGCTGGAAGGAATGTTTGATTTGCTCCATCATCATCGTTAGCTTTTGAATATCTTTGTCTGTAGCATTCTTGGCTGCGCTTCTGGCAATATAGCCTTCTAGCATGCTGCGAATTTGAAATATCTCTTCAACCTCTTTGATAGTCAATGAGGCAACCCGCAACCTTCCATTCGGCTGACGGATAAGAAAATCCTCATTCTCCAATCTCTGAATGGCTTCTCTTAGCGGAGTGCGGCTGACCCCGAGCAATGCCGCCAAATTTTCTTCATTTACTGCTTGATTGGGCTCTAACTCGCTATCTATTATTTTTTGCTTTAATGCATAGTAGGTATTATCCTTTGACAACCTTCGTGATCCTAGCTCCATACCTATATCGCACCTCATTTATCGTTTTCGGAATGTCTTTATTATAATTGTATAATTGTATACAATTATTAGTTATGTAATTGAACCGGAAAGTTTCGGAAACATTTCTCTGCTGTCTAAGCTTTTTTCATACTATAATCCTATTATCCCCACTAGTCAAGTATGTTTTGTGCGTAAATCAACTTCGCTGCACGGTATACCTTCAACTTCAACAGCATCGAAGAATGATCATAGACATTGTTCACTCAACAAAACATAATAGTTGTATACATATGATAGTCCAAAAGAAAGGGGGTTGTTCTCCCGTATGCGCTTATCAGAACCTTTTCAAACTAAACGACGCATGTGGAAATCCCCGTTGCTCTTACGGTTCCCCTATAAGTCACTTTTCAATTCGGATATCTAAGATATCCAAATATCTGTTGATTAAAAAGGTAATCTATTATATCGGGAGATGGAATCGTGCTACTACATATCCGCAGCCGCGAGGAATACCCTGTCGCATTCCTGGCGCTGCACCCCCCTGACATGAACCAGCTACATGATTGGAATGAGGCTTTCGATTGGTCGATTTATTTTGGCAAGGCCAGAGTGGAAGTATACAAAATGGTGCTGCGAGGAAATGATGTTATTCAAGGTGTGATTGCTCTTGAGCGTAAAGAGGATCACATTTGGGTACATCTCATTGAGAGCATCCCGGAGCAGCGTAAAGAGTTTAAACGGATTGGATTACATCTGCTCGCACTTGCTTGCAAACGAAGCATCGAACTTGGCTTTGAAGGGGCTGTCGCGCTGCAGTCCAAGACAAGTCCAAAATTGATGCAGTATTATGCGCGTGTCATTGGGGCGACTCACGTTGGAGGCGGTCTGTTCGTTATTGATGAAACTGTCGCGGAGCGTCTAATTATGCTATACTTATCTTAAAGAGGTGATGATCGTGAAAAAGTATCCTGCAACCGATCTTGACGATGTTGTCCGCCTGCATGCTGATGGTCATTACGTGGAACAAACACTTCCTGGTGCAAATCCAGAGCGTGACAAAAAGGTTAGCGATGCTATAGCTAAATTAAAGCAGGATCGACCTGC encodes:
- a CDS encoding OsmC family protein, whose product is MKHPFHLKAVWNGGRNSEGHIDVGGLKTTISIPQEMGGPGTGTNPDEMLLGAASTCYLITLAAMLERSDITPQDLTMESEAIVDVTNNVFTYERIMHKPRIVLKADATEAELTKAERLAHMAEKSCMISRAVAGNVTIETLPTIVTSGLNMV
- a CDS encoding serine hydrolase domain-containing protein, giving the protein MKKLLRRNRTILVSVVLLIVIIPTVVCWHQLGTLFTAGKYGSADEMVRTIMAKTATPGVAMVTSKQGKTDYKVYGYSDVDGQQKVTSETLFELGSATKAFTALAVVLLEEQGKLAYSDYVSEYLPEFVPTYRGGKAEISINQLMAHTSGIPSWTIKLIPEGTTADTLTQTIHKISDIALDTYPGTDYQYATINYDILAMIIEQVTGSSYQDFVTQNILIPLGMTDSYFSTGQEMKPDQLSKGYRVFFGKSLEYDAPRYYGNMAAGYLVTNLKDLEHWLNAQLGMGDVPDHLKQAIKQSHEADLETAGYEAEDLYYAYGWDNDPERRLISHTGMNPNFSSQVIIDLKQQEAVFVLANLNSTAPSLIAHNIYGSMNGNPMKPFNYDDSSILMDWVFSFLVLLAVISVIHKALKLMSGAGTSLHNERSRRRKRVGAGIHLIIRLLLLVLILIWPYLIHYDYYMISVWMSYSVIAWIGLAAISCVLAIILNLKRMAALRGR
- a CDS encoding VOC family protein, translated to MAVLKWDHLVHYVNDLDQPVQSFGEQGLVAFRGGSHKAWGTYNALSYFGLTYLEFLGIENLELAQATEHNVVVRDAVTVLPEHEVLSRVVLRTDDIEAVEASLKAAGLSLSPIIDGRRLDNKGNLIEWRMMTIDGNFQGLVYPFIIQWNGTDEERLEHLTSSGIIQAHPAGNVDIVSAVFRVSDPAAAAKHWGELFGLPVTESGVNLFSLKIGDQSFDFEQGDDNQFKQVLFTTDSPSLKGKMIRVGEGEYVFA
- a CDS encoding pyrroline-5-carboxylate reductase family protein, giving the protein MKSRIHFIGGGQMAEAIIRACIAGETLTAGQISVSDVNEARLQLLKAKYNVDTESPQEHGLSTAELIVIAVRPQDDLATLGQRVRQFASPAAAIVSIVAGVTLVQLEDYFGAERPIVRVIPNTLTDTGYGYSGVALNAHAARDQVEDFLLGFGKVQYLEESYIDIFTGFGVAGPNYIYYFIESFTDAGVLAGLPREQAWKVALENMLGAVAMLQQTGLHPRQLLDINNSPGGVGMHGLYELNNSDFAAGLQRSVLAAVKRTTELGVKK
- a CDS encoding MetQ/NlpA family ABC transporter substrate-binding protein; protein product: MKKLMVVMLISVMAVLAACGNNNEAGSSGDKKKITVGFGVGTYEEQFRQSILPILEKKGYTVDIKTFSQNMQVNPAMKEGSIDASIFQSTAYMEAINKEIGADMTGIAYVPGAPQGLYSVNHTTLDDVKDGTTVAVPNDPVNQERALRILEELGWIKIKDGAGVADFNISSMEPDKYNIDIKVLDPAQILVSLQDVDYGVVNGNYIANSPDRKITDALKIENTPMQHRIIVSINKKDENTEWAKDLKAAYESKEFEEYILGQDKYDGFILPEAWKNN
- a CDS encoding uroporphyrinogen decarboxylase family protein, which encodes MSEWSKQDRFKALLSGELADRPIVSGWRHFIDKEQNAEDLAATTVSFTRKYDWDWVKINPRATYLAEAWGNQYDFTDYQTVFPRQTTTVIPAAENLWDLDVKKATQTASLLEHLEAVKKIRQGLPDTPLIQTVFSPLTVLLFIVGRSAYVTKTVFGIEQPVTLESLFKEHRAAAHHALHVISLTLADYVQELQKAGSDGLFYAVTGTAHPGLFDEAMFDEFSRPYDSIVLEAASYGKNILHTCGAYAQPEKFNDYRIDGISWDTIAEGNPGLAANLKATKVGGVDHGLFAVNNIEQIKQQAQEALAFMKDKPFILSPNCAIPLNVTDEALEQFKNQVLE
- a CDS encoding methionine ABC transporter permease; protein product: MFSTTVTGEQFFRAILETIQMVGFSLLLGALIGIPVGILLVITRPGGVLENRALYSILNPVINIVRSLPFIILLVAIIPFTRLIVHTSIGTSAAIVPLIIYIAPYIGRLVENSLLEVNPGILEAAEAMGATPFQVIWYFLLPEAVGSLILSLTTATIGLIGATAMAGTVGGGGVGDLAIVYGYQRFDTVVMVATVIILIFFVQGIQSLGNTLARKIRRY
- a CDS encoding methionine ABC transporter ATP-binding protein — translated: MIELRDVYKTFTRKEMQIDALKGINLKVEKGDIFGVIGYSGAGKSTLIRLVNYLERPTKGQVLVAGHDLGEYNDRELRAAKKNIGMIFQHFNLLESKKVFDNVAIPLVLLKKNKTEIRKRVEELLEFVGLSDKAGSYPSELSGGQKQRVGIARALASNPSILLCDEATSALDPQTTQSILQLLKRINAEYNITVMIITHEMSVIQEICNKVAVMEEGRIIEQGSVLDVFGHPKHETTQNFVKTVIQNSLTPSVQKSIKAEHGKLLYKLNFIGESASEPILYEMIRSSDIKVNILFANTTEIQEMTLGTVIIQLNGDQTEINNAIAFLKRNGVGVEEVESYVFDHSNR
- a CDS encoding amidohydrolase, with the translated sequence MDSQHELEQALAGQLIEVRRNLHREPELAYEEFRTTEKLREWLTNANIHILDLPLETGLIAEIGHGTGPIVAIRCDIDALPIEEQTELPFASEIPGKMHACGHDFHTAVILGAALLLKKRESELPGKVRVLFQPAEETGHGAESVLASGGLKDVAAIFGLHNSPDLPTGAFGTRTGALTAGVDRFEITVRGIGAHAAMPEKGVDTIMTAAQMITALQTIVSRLTSAIEPVVLSVTRIHGGFTWNVLPELVELEGTVRTYNEEIRRQIPIQMTRIIEGIAAGAGAEAQLHWYPGPPATINHGEWADFTKEVALEAGYDVHDIAPQMGGEDFSYYLQQIPGAFVNIGTGTAYALHHPRFDVDEAAILPAAKYFAALAEQALAKLQTKA
- a CDS encoding GntR family transcriptional regulator; the encoded protein is MSKDNTYYALKQKIIDSELEPNQAVNEENLAALLGVSRTPLREAIQRLENEDFLIRQPNGRLRVASLTIKEVEEIFQIRSMLEGYIARSAAKNATDKDIQKLTMMMEQIKHSFQHGDKRNFVSYGFEFHDYLSEISGLKTFEKVLNQLRDHSLRYCRYVSLHGDWNTQADEEHNYILQMIADKNEDGAEKAMRDHILSSLSTALERVKGIEAP